A stretch of the Mesorhizobium sp. Pch-S genome encodes the following:
- a CDS encoding amidohydrolase, with the protein MMSLILCADHLITMDDNNTVITNGAIAVGTNGRIKAVGEAASVIAANPGIPVRKLANRLLMPGLINAHAHSGLLRGTAEGLPVWEWLQQYIDPMHRVVNAKEAEIASHLCYAEALLSGTTTILDMWRYMHGSAKVARELGIRAVLVPYVGEHPDHNYFETLDTNEALIQEWHGRAEGRIQVWVGLEHMFYGTPDAWTRATELSRKYKVGFHTHSNESRFDVEETERRYGKRPVQALEAFGMLDAHHVLLAHCVWLSEDEIDILARRKVGVAHNPVSNMKLASGAAPVLSLRKKGVAVGIGTDGEKENNNLDMFDEMKSASLLAKVSTLDAAALDAWSVCRMATIDGARALNLHKQIGSLEVGKQADLIAVRTDTPRMTPLLGGAAGNLHHNLVHAVQGGDVDLTMVAGRIVVDGGRLLTADVGALIAEVNAVVPSLFERRAEWLKSHGAINELRRAAAESVEMA; encoded by the coding sequence ATGATGTCACTGATCCTATGCGCCGACCACCTGATTACAATGGACGACAACAATACGGTGATCACGAATGGCGCAATCGCCGTCGGTACAAACGGCCGGATCAAGGCGGTGGGCGAAGCAGCAAGTGTGATTGCGGCGAATCCGGGAATTCCGGTCAGGAAGCTTGCCAACAGGCTGTTGATGCCTGGCTTGATCAACGCCCATGCCCACTCTGGTCTGCTGCGCGGAACCGCGGAGGGACTTCCTGTTTGGGAATGGCTTCAGCAATATATCGATCCGATGCATCGCGTCGTGAACGCGAAGGAGGCTGAGATCGCTTCGCACCTCTGCTATGCTGAAGCGCTGTTGTCGGGAACGACGACAATCCTCGATATGTGGCGGTATATGCATGGCAGCGCCAAGGTCGCCAGGGAACTCGGTATCCGCGCCGTTCTGGTTCCCTACGTCGGTGAACACCCGGATCACAACTATTTCGAGACGTTGGACACCAATGAGGCACTTATCCAGGAATGGCACGGGCGCGCTGAAGGAAGAATCCAGGTCTGGGTCGGTCTTGAGCATATGTTCTATGGCACGCCCGATGCGTGGACCCGCGCGACAGAGCTTAGCCGCAAATACAAGGTCGGCTTTCATACCCACAGCAACGAGAGCCGCTTCGATGTCGAGGAAACCGAACGCCGCTATGGCAAACGCCCCGTCCAGGCACTTGAAGCCTTCGGGATGCTTGATGCGCACCATGTCCTGCTTGCCCACTGCGTCTGGCTGTCAGAGGACGAGATCGACATCCTGGCACGACGCAAGGTTGGTGTTGCCCATAATCCGGTGAGCAACATGAAGTTGGCAAGCGGAGCGGCACCGGTGCTTTCATTGCGAAAAAAGGGGGTGGCCGTTGGCATCGGGACCGATGGCGAAAAAGAAAACAACAACCTCGACATGTTCGACGAGATGAAGTCCGCTTCTCTCCTGGCAAAGGTGTCTACCCTTGATGCGGCAGCCCTCGATGCATGGTCCGTATGTCGCATGGCAACGATCGACGGAGCCAGAGCATTGAACTTGCACAAGCAGATCGGCTCTCTCGAAGTCGGCAAGCAAGCAGACTTGATTGCGGTTCGCACCGACACGCCACGGATGACCCCGTTGCTAGGTGGGGCTGCGGGAAACCTTCATCACAATCTGGTCCACGCCGTGCAGGGCGGAGATGTCGATTTGACGATGGTTGCGGGACGCATCGTCGTCGATGGCGGGCGCTTGCTCACCGCCGATGTCGGCGCACTAATAGCCGAAGTCAATGCAGTCGTTCCCAGCCTGTTCGAGCGGCGTGCGGAATGGCTGAAAAGCCACGGCGCGATAAATGAACTTCGTCGTGCAGCCGCAGAAAGCGTCGAGATGGCATGA
- the hydA gene encoding dihydropyrimidinase yields MHFDTVIRHGTVVTASDVFKSDVGIIDGRVAALAAGLADADEIIDARGLYVMPGGIDSHVHLDQPSGPGIVMADGFDSGTRSAAIGGNTTVLAFCMQEKGQSLRSALKAYHAKAEGHCHVDAAFHLVITDPSAAVLGQELPALVADGYTSIKIFMTYEGLRLRDDEILSTLDAARRTGALAMVHCENEDAIRYLIGRHEAEGLLEPRYHATTRPIAAEREATHRALSLAEIVDTPIVIVHVSNRQAMEEIRRARERGQKIAGETCPQYLMLTAEDLDGDALEGAKYVCSPPPRDRESQEACWNGIEQGVFELFSSDHCPFRFNDSEGKSNERGKQSFRWIPNGIPGVATRLPILFSEGVVKGRIDLNQFVAVTSTNHAKLYGLYPRKGTIAIGADADIALWDPDQEVVITNDILQHGSDYTPYEGLAVRGWPVRTLLRGQTIMQDGHLSKATASGIYLRRTLSSLARNCAETNSV; encoded by the coding sequence ATGCATTTCGACACGGTTATCCGCCACGGAACGGTCGTGACGGCGAGCGACGTCTTCAAGAGCGATGTCGGTATCATTGATGGTCGGGTTGCAGCTCTTGCAGCCGGGCTGGCAGATGCCGACGAGATCATCGATGCGAGGGGCCTCTATGTCATGCCCGGCGGCATAGACAGCCATGTCCATCTCGATCAGCCGTCAGGTCCCGGCATCGTCATGGCGGACGGTTTCGATAGCGGTACACGATCGGCGGCGATTGGAGGCAATACGACAGTTCTGGCTTTCTGCATGCAGGAGAAGGGCCAGAGCCTGCGTAGCGCGCTGAAGGCCTATCATGCCAAGGCAGAAGGACACTGCCATGTCGATGCGGCGTTCCATCTCGTGATCACCGATCCATCCGCCGCGGTTCTGGGCCAGGAACTGCCGGCCCTGGTGGCAGATGGCTACACGTCCATCAAGATCTTCATGACCTATGAGGGTTTGCGACTGCGCGACGACGAAATCCTGTCGACCCTCGATGCCGCCCGGCGAACCGGCGCACTGGCCATGGTTCATTGCGAAAACGAAGATGCGATCCGATACCTGATTGGCCGCCATGAAGCGGAAGGGTTGCTCGAGCCCAGATATCACGCCACGACCCGGCCCATAGCGGCGGAGCGCGAAGCAACGCATCGGGCATTGTCGCTTGCCGAAATCGTCGACACGCCGATCGTGATCGTTCACGTTTCCAACCGGCAGGCGATGGAAGAAATTCGCCGCGCACGGGAGCGGGGACAGAAGATCGCGGGCGAGACATGTCCGCAATATCTGATGCTGACAGCGGAGGATCTGGACGGCGACGCGCTTGAGGGCGCGAAGTATGTCTGTTCGCCGCCGCCTCGCGACCGGGAAAGCCAGGAGGCTTGCTGGAATGGTATCGAGCAGGGCGTATTCGAGCTGTTCTCCTCGGATCATTGCCCGTTTCGGTTCAACGACAGCGAGGGGAAATCAAACGAACGGGGCAAGCAGAGCTTTCGCTGGATCCCCAATGGCATTCCTGGTGTTGCCACCCGGTTGCCGATCCTCTTTTCGGAAGGGGTGGTGAAGGGGCGGATCGACCTCAATCAGTTCGTTGCGGTGACGTCGACCAACCACGCGAAGCTCTATGGCCTCTACCCGCGCAAGGGAACAATCGCGATCGGCGCGGATGCCGATATCGCGCTGTGGGATCCCGACCAGGAGGTGGTGATCACCAACGATATCCTTCAACACGGTTCGGACTATACGCCCTATGAAGGATTGGCGGTGCGAGGATGGCCGGTACGTACGCTTCTGCGTGGGCAAACCATCATGCAGGACGGCCATCTCAGCAAGGCGACGGCCTCCGGCATTTATCTTCGCAGAACCCTGTCATCGCTGGCGCGCAATTGCGCTGAAACGAACTCCGTTTGA
- a CDS encoding amino acid ABC transporter ATP-binding protein translates to MAALISIRGLTKAFGQFTVLHGIDLDIAEGEVVCVIGPSGSGKSTLIRCINHLETFDSGCSITVDGIRVGQGAALAKVRAEVGMVFQSFNLFPHMTVLRNVMLAPMRVRGTALSEAERKARELLARVGIAEQADKYPSQLSGGQQQRVAIARALAMEPKALLFDEPTSALDPEMVGEVLDVMRTLAGSGVTMIVVTHEMGFARQVADRVIFMDGGRIVEVGTPSAIFDTPREERTRGFLRAVLNH, encoded by the coding sequence ATGGCTGCTCTCATTTCCATCCGTGGCCTGACGAAAGCGTTCGGCCAGTTCACCGTCCTTCACGGCATCGATCTCGACATCGCCGAAGGCGAGGTGGTTTGTGTCATCGGACCTTCCGGTTCCGGGAAGTCCACGTTGATCCGCTGCATAAACCATCTGGAGACTTTCGATTCCGGGTGCAGCATCACGGTGGATGGTATCCGCGTCGGGCAGGGGGCGGCTCTCGCCAAGGTACGTGCCGAAGTCGGCATGGTGTTCCAGTCGTTCAACCTGTTCCCGCACATGACGGTGCTGCGCAACGTCATGCTGGCGCCGATGCGGGTGCGGGGAACTGCGCTGTCGGAAGCCGAGCGCAAGGCGCGGGAACTGCTTGCTCGTGTTGGTATCGCCGAGCAGGCCGACAAGTATCCCTCGCAGCTCTCGGGTGGGCAGCAGCAGCGCGTGGCCATCGCACGTGCGCTGGCCATGGAGCCGAAGGCACTGCTCTTCGATGAGCCGACCTCGGCTCTCGATCCGGAAATGGTTGGCGAAGTGCTTGACGTTATGCGCACGCTGGCCGGCTCCGGCGTCACCATGATCGTCGTCACACATGAGATGGGCTTTGCGCGCCAGGTCGCCGATCGCGTCATCTTCATGGATGGCGGGCGCATCGTGGAGGTGGGAACGCCCTCAGCCATATTCGATACCCCTCGCGAAGAACGTACACGCGGTTTTCTGCGCGCCGTCCTCAATCATTGA
- a CDS encoding ABC transporter substrate-binding protein: protein MTLASKLKTILLSATCAVVGVVAAHAADLTVGANIGNVPWEFQDADGKVAGFEIDLVNEIGKRLGKSVEFVNTPFNGLFSAVQSGRINIGISSITITDKRLESVAFAQPYYDSDQSLTVTASSGITGLKGMDSKVIGVDTGSTGDMWADKHKADYKFGEIRRFEGLSPAMLDLVAGRIDGYVSDIPALLYYVKDKPDLKVVERIPTGEKYSMMFKKGDPLAAEVNAVITTLKKEGFVAKLHETWFGAKAEEATSTVAVFDMPAAK, encoded by the coding sequence ATGACACTGGCATCAAAACTCAAAACGATCCTGCTTTCCGCAACTTGCGCCGTCGTTGGCGTCGTGGCCGCGCACGCTGCCGACCTCACGGTGGGGGCCAACATCGGCAACGTCCCTTGGGAATTCCAGGATGCGGACGGCAAAGTCGCTGGATTCGAGATCGATCTCGTCAACGAAATCGGCAAGCGGCTCGGCAAGTCGGTCGAGTTCGTCAACACACCTTTCAACGGCCTGTTTTCAGCCGTTCAGTCGGGGCGGATCAATATTGGCATCTCCTCGATCACCATCACCGACAAGCGACTGGAGTCGGTCGCCTTCGCGCAGCCCTATTATGACAGCGATCAGTCACTCACCGTGACCGCATCCTCGGGCATAACCGGACTCAAGGGAATGGATAGTAAGGTGATCGGCGTCGATACCGGGTCGACCGGAGATATGTGGGCCGACAAGCACAAGGCCGACTACAAGTTTGGTGAAATCCGCCGTTTCGAGGGCCTTTCCCCGGCGATGCTCGATCTCGTCGCCGGGCGGATTGACGGCTATGTCAGCGACATTCCCGCACTCCTCTATTACGTCAAGGACAAGCCCGATCTGAAGGTCGTCGAACGTATCCCGACCGGCGAAAAATACTCGATGATGTTCAAGAAGGGTGATCCGCTCGCCGCGGAAGTGAACGCGGTGATCACGACCCTGAAAAAGGAAGGTTTCGTCGCGAAACTGCACGAAACCTGGTTTGGCGCAAAAGCGGAGGAAGCGACCTCCACTGTCGCCGTCTTCGACATGCCGGCTGCCAAGTAG
- a CDS encoding amino acid ABC transporter permease: MNLIDTFFNVRVLLDSLPQLLRGLVVTLQIGVTSILCGLAGGLFLAVARLYSPAVFKPFIRIYVDFFRSIPLLVLLIVVYYALPFVGIKLSPLLSAVTALTLVSAAYTAEIFRAGIEAIPRGQFEASAALGLSNRHTMIDVILPQAIRVVIPPLTNNCINVLKDTALASVVAMPDLLKQATQAQSLAANPTPLIGAAAIYVVLLWPLVTMVARFEKRFSRGRR; this comes from the coding sequence ATGAATCTCATCGATACCTTCTTCAACGTCAGAGTGCTGCTCGACAGCCTGCCGCAGCTGTTGCGTGGGCTCGTCGTCACGCTTCAGATCGGCGTTACCAGCATTCTTTGCGGATTGGCCGGGGGGCTTTTCCTGGCTGTTGCCCGTCTTTATTCGCCAGCGGTCTTCAAGCCTTTCATCCGGATCTATGTCGACTTCTTCCGGTCGATTCCGCTGCTGGTTCTTCTGATCGTCGTCTACTACGCGCTGCCCTTTGTCGGGATAAAGCTCTCTCCTCTGTTGTCCGCGGTGACGGCACTCACGCTTGTTTCAGCCGCCTATACAGCCGAAATCTTCCGCGCAGGCATCGAAGCGATACCGCGAGGGCAGTTCGAAGCATCGGCGGCCTTGGGCCTCTCGAACAGACATACGATGATCGACGTCATCCTGCCGCAGGCAATCCGGGTCGTCATTCCGCCGCTGACCAACAATTGCATCAACGTGCTCAAGGATACTGCGCTCGCGTCGGTCGTTGCGATGCCAGACCTGTTGAAGCAGGCCACCCAGGCGCAATCGCTTGCCGCCAACCCGACACCGCTGATCGGTGCGGCGGCCATCTATGTCGTGCTGCTCTGGCCGCTGGTGACCATGGTTGCCAGGTTCGAAAAACGTTTCAGCCGAGGGAGACGCTGA
- a CDS encoding FCD domain-containing protein, with translation MLNKTLLPQSVAREIQAMITGGTLKPGEKIPSQREFSQNFGISRASLREALLTLETLGLLKTEPGRGTFVASPPQGQTGHMAPWRYSESFSVFDVFQTRIMLEGEIARLAAGRLTQLQLEQMEAATRVMEEGWARQDRLANVEADLEFHAIIVSACSNAVLRTLYETMRDQLAETQRQPIPITNPERMKDSIAEHRRIIKALTTSDSAGAKHEMESHIRNTAQCAGLTP, from the coding sequence ATGCTGAACAAGACGCTTCTTCCGCAGTCAGTGGCTCGGGAAATCCAGGCCATGATCACGGGCGGGACACTGAAGCCGGGCGAAAAGATTCCGTCGCAACGCGAGTTCTCACAAAACTTCGGCATCAGCCGCGCGTCACTCCGTGAAGCACTGCTGACGCTCGAAACGCTCGGCCTTTTGAAGACGGAACCTGGCAGGGGAACGTTCGTTGCCAGCCCACCGCAAGGTCAGACGGGCCATATGGCGCCCTGGCGTTATTCGGAGAGCTTTTCGGTCTTCGACGTGTTCCAGACCCGTATCATGCTCGAAGGGGAAATCGCACGACTGGCCGCCGGACGATTAACACAGTTGCAGCTTGAACAGATGGAAGCAGCCACCCGCGTTATGGAAGAAGGCTGGGCCCGGCAGGACCGGCTGGCCAACGTCGAGGCAGACCTCGAATTCCACGCCATCATCGTCTCAGCCTGCTCAAATGCCGTGCTACGCACGCTCTATGAGACGATGCGCGACCAGTTGGCCGAAACACAGCGCCAGCCGATTCCCATCACCAATCCGGAACGCATGAAAGATTCCATCGCCGAGCACCGGCGCATCATCAAGGCGCTGACAACCAGCGATAGCGCTGGTGCAAAGCACGAGATGGAATCGCACATCCGCAACACCGCCCAATGTGCGGGGCTCACGCCGTGA
- a CDS encoding LysR family transcriptional regulator: MDQMDLSLDKLWIFQAAAREKSFSETARKLGRAQSVVSSAIADLEIDLGISLFDRQGRYPLLTHAGEALLPEVEAILSHCDSLQERAHALSGTSEARLSIVIEDAFPAAEIGGVLAAASRKFPGIQLNVLQPTGEGMVDMLIKGDATFALGCARPHYPPGISFRRLGDVVLINASRHDHPLAQVDAVRFSHLADHLQLFLAGQTKHLLTSEYLKSPRRWVVQSQASLLDFLRSGLGWAIVPKRLVAPDLQAGLVTELKLDAYPFTDWRVGLDLVWKIDDTPGIVAAWLKAELGRTHIGSRE, translated from the coding sequence ATGGATCAAATGGACCTCTCGCTCGACAAACTCTGGATTTTTCAAGCGGCCGCCCGCGAGAAATCGTTCTCTGAGACCGCTCGAAAACTCGGCAGGGCGCAATCGGTGGTAAGCAGCGCTATCGCTGATCTCGAAATTGATCTCGGTATTTCGTTGTTTGATAGGCAAGGACGCTACCCGCTGCTGACCCATGCGGGTGAAGCCCTTTTGCCGGAGGTGGAGGCCATCCTCTCGCACTGCGACAGCCTCCAGGAACGGGCCCATGCATTAAGCGGCACCTCGGAAGCACGGCTCTCGATCGTGATTGAAGATGCTTTTCCTGCCGCTGAAATAGGCGGAGTGCTTGCGGCCGCCAGCCGGAAGTTTCCGGGCATCCAGCTCAACGTCCTGCAGCCGACGGGCGAGGGGATGGTCGATATGCTGATCAAGGGAGATGCGACTTTCGCGCTTGGATGTGCACGCCCGCATTACCCGCCAGGGATAAGCTTTCGCAGGCTGGGCGACGTTGTCCTGATCAACGCATCCCGGCACGACCATCCCTTGGCCCAGGTCGATGCGGTTCGGTTCTCCCATCTCGCCGACCACCTGCAGCTCTTTCTGGCAGGACAGACCAAGCATCTCCTGACGAGCGAATATCTGAAATCCCCGCGCAGATGGGTCGTCCAAAGCCAGGCGTCGTTGCTCGACTTTCTAAGATCCGGCCTGGGATGGGCCATCGTTCCGAAACGGCTGGTGGCGCCGGACCTGCAGGCTGGTCTTGTGACCGAACTCAAGCTGGACGCGTATCCATTCACTGATTGGCGGGTCGGGCTCGATCTCGTGTGGAAGATCGACGACACACCCGGCATCGTCGCAGCTTGGCTGAAGGCGGAGTTGGGTCGAACCCATATTGGCAGCCGAGAATGA
- a CDS encoding cysteine desulfurase-like protein codes for MAITNPLDIDFARAQFPGLARGWTFFDNAGGSQILQSALDRINTFLIEKNVQIGGSYAVSQDAAKALYEARTAAMHLVNASRPEEIVFGSSTTALLQNLARAMASQFEPGDEIVVTVSDHESNIGPWDRLQAVGVVVKFWPLDRKTLALDLADLEPLMSERTKLVCVSHASNILGAINPVREIADFVHGRNAKLCVDAVAYAPHRAVDVQAFDADYYVFSLYKTYGPHYALMYGKYDLLLELDTLYHYFYGKDKVPGKLEPGNPNYELAYATCGIVDYFCELGARAGATGSVRQKIEAAFEAITQQEDALAERLLAYLRQRNDCEVIGQAVNRDSKRVPTISFRFDGRDAAEICKAIDGENIAIRYGDFHSRRLAEYLDVTDRNGMLRVSMVHYNTLEEVDRLTAAFDRVLSSDTGTVVQARRLR; via the coding sequence ATGGCCATCACCAATCCGTTGGACATCGATTTCGCTCGCGCCCAGTTTCCTGGCCTCGCGCGCGGTTGGACCTTTTTCGACAACGCCGGTGGATCGCAGATCCTCCAGAGCGCGCTCGATCGCATAAACACGTTCCTGATCGAGAAGAATGTTCAGATCGGCGGTTCCTACGCGGTGTCGCAGGATGCGGCGAAAGCGCTTTATGAGGCGCGCACTGCCGCCATGCATCTGGTCAACGCTAGCCGGCCGGAAGAGATCGTGTTCGGAAGCTCGACGACCGCACTGCTGCAGAATCTGGCTCGCGCCATGGCAAGCCAATTCGAACCTGGCGACGAAATCGTCGTCACCGTCAGCGACCATGAGTCAAACATAGGCCCATGGGACAGGTTGCAGGCAGTGGGAGTGGTCGTGAAGTTCTGGCCTCTCGACAGGAAGACCCTGGCGCTGGACCTCGCCGACCTCGAGCCGCTGATGAGCGAGCGCACGAAACTCGTCTGCGTATCCCATGCCTCGAACATCCTCGGCGCGATCAATCCGGTTCGCGAGATTGCCGACTTCGTTCATGGCCGGAATGCCAAGTTGTGTGTCGATGCGGTGGCCTACGCACCGCACCGGGCTGTGGACGTGCAGGCATTCGATGCGGACTATTATGTCTTCAGCCTCTACAAGACCTACGGGCCGCACTATGCATTGATGTACGGGAAGTACGATCTCCTGCTGGAGCTCGACACGCTCTATCACTACTTCTACGGCAAGGACAAAGTCCCCGGCAAACTGGAGCCAGGCAATCCGAACTACGAACTTGCCTATGCGACCTGCGGGATCGTCGATTACTTCTGCGAACTTGGCGCGCGCGCTGGCGCGACCGGTTCGGTGCGCCAGAAGATCGAAGCGGCGTTCGAAGCCATCACACAACAGGAAGATGCCCTTGCGGAGCGGCTGCTGGCGTATCTGCGCCAGCGCAACGATTGCGAGGTCATCGGGCAGGCCGTCAATCGGGACAGCAAACGCGTTCCCACGATCTCCTTCCGTTTTGACGGGCGCGATGCGGCCGAGATCTGCAAGGCCATAGACGGGGAAAATATCGCTATCCGGTACGGCGATTTCCACTCCCGCCGGCTGGCCGAATATCTCGATGTCACCGACCGCAACGGGATGCTTCGTGTCTCGATGGTGCACTACAACACGCTCGAAGAGGTCGACCGCCTGACGGCTGCATTCGACCGCGTGCTTTCGAGCGATACCGGAACCGTTGTGCAAGCACGGCGCCTCCGCTGA
- a CDS encoding nucleobase:cation symporter-2 family protein, whose protein sequence is MSVEVHEVDRRLPPVRTAVLGFQHVLVMYSACVVVPLILGAALNLPKEHLIIILSADVFVAGIVSLIQSLGLPGFGMRMPVMMGVTFTSIAPMIAIGMNPGLGLPGIYGAIIASGVFGILFAPLMGRFLRLFPAVVTGSVLLVIGISLMKVGIDWAAGGPPLLPDGSPNPKYGSPIYLVISLGELILILMLSRFARGFLANVAVLVGIAAGFVAAFAIGEINLSEWSQTPWLAFIRPFAFGMPVFDPLAILSMCLVMLVTMVESTGMFLALGTIVDRPTTPPRLVKGLRADGLGAVLGGMFNAFPYTSFSQNIGLVTLTGVKSRYVCAAGGLILVALGLFPKLAYVIASTPPFVLGSAALVMFAMVAMMGVRILSTVDFEKNQGSVLVAAVSVGVGMIPMLAPGFFAHLPAWTSIVTESGIILATLCAILLNLLFNGLASDQAAEIEARRSALAAEA, encoded by the coding sequence ATGTCAGTTGAAGTCCATGAAGTAGACCGCAGGCTGCCGCCCGTCCGCACGGCGGTTTTGGGTTTCCAGCATGTCCTAGTCATGTATTCGGCCTGTGTCGTGGTGCCGTTGATACTCGGTGCGGCGCTGAATCTGCCCAAAGAGCACCTGATCATCATCCTCAGTGCGGATGTGTTCGTCGCGGGCATCGTATCGCTGATCCAGTCGCTGGGATTGCCCGGCTTTGGAATGCGGATGCCTGTGATGATGGGGGTAACCTTCACCTCGATCGCCCCTATGATCGCCATCGGCATGAACCCGGGGCTTGGACTGCCGGGCATCTATGGCGCCATCATCGCATCGGGCGTGTTCGGCATCCTGTTTGCCCCTCTGATGGGCCGCTTTCTTCGGTTGTTCCCAGCTGTCGTGACGGGCTCGGTGCTGCTTGTCATTGGTATCAGCCTCATGAAGGTCGGCATCGATTGGGCGGCTGGAGGACCACCTTTGCTGCCCGACGGCAGTCCGAACCCAAAATACGGGTCTCCCATCTACCTCGTCATCTCGCTTGGCGAGCTGATCCTGATCCTGATGCTGTCCCGCTTCGCCAGGGGCTTTCTTGCCAACGTCGCGGTGCTGGTCGGAATTGCGGCCGGTTTCGTCGCTGCCTTTGCCATTGGCGAGATCAACCTGTCGGAATGGTCCCAGACACCCTGGCTGGCCTTCATTCGCCCCTTTGCGTTTGGCATGCCAGTCTTCGATCCGCTGGCGATCCTTTCGATGTGTCTCGTCATGCTGGTCACGATGGTCGAATCCACCGGAATGTTTCTGGCGCTCGGCACCATCGTCGATCGCCCCACAACGCCGCCACGCCTGGTCAAGGGCCTTAGGGCCGATGGACTTGGCGCGGTTCTCGGTGGCATGTTCAACGCGTTCCCCTACACATCCTTCTCCCAGAACATCGGGCTGGTTACGTTGACAGGGGTCAAGAGCCGCTACGTTTGCGCCGCCGGTGGTCTCATACTCGTCGCCCTCGGGCTATTCCCGAAGCTCGCCTATGTGATCGCTTCGACCCCGCCCTTTGTGCTCGGCAGCGCGGCTCTCGTGATGTTTGCGATGGTTGCCATGATGGGCGTGCGCATCCTTTCGACCGTCGACTTCGAGAAGAACCAGGGGTCCGTTCTGGTGGCCGCAGTCAGCGTTGGTGTCGGCATGATCCCGATGCTGGCGCCAGGCTTTTTCGCTCACCTCCCCGCATGGACAAGCATCGTTACCGAAAGCGGGATCATCCTCGCCACACTGTGCGCCATCCTGCTCAACTTGCTTTTCAACGGATTGGCATCCGACCAGGCCGCAGAGATCGAAGCGCGTCGCAGCGCTCTCGCGGCCGAAGCCTGA
- a CDS encoding sensor histidine kinase, whose translation MKLAGRIRSLAPQSIAGRLAFGSAILVILALIVTGISTGFVLSRFIRGQIDQRLDTQIGAVAAALSAQSTLPQGLSLGDAPPFDRPNDGWYWMATADGHRYRSKSLEGGDIVNQGSERWWDAWHRGPSDDDARPRPFKGAGPRGEPLYLRTQIVPMDGVWVTITASAPAHALVKPLRDAMVPIVLSMLALGLLLGGATVLQLRLGLRPLARMTKDLENVRAGRTESIGGYQPRELRGLVSELNSLIAQNAEGIKRARGHVSNLGHALNTPLAALALSFSSSDKSGDRDRFALVSEMQERIRHHLGRARAAALHGASHVSTSVGPHVQDIKDVLLKVHADRRLVVTTDIPETLAVACELQDLDEMLGNILDNAFKWARSAIAVTGRFQDQHVVLEIEDDGPGIASEKLDEVMKAGRRLDETIPGNGFGLSITRELAELYGGYLILGRSRSGGLKATVGLPASVAGVGL comes from the coding sequence ATGAAGCTGGCCGGACGCATAAGAAGCCTTGCGCCGCAATCGATTGCCGGACGTTTGGCTTTCGGGTCGGCCATCCTGGTCATCCTGGCCCTGATCGTCACCGGCATCAGCACCGGATTTGTGCTGTCACGCTTCATCCGGGGCCAGATCGACCAGCGGCTCGACACGCAGATCGGCGCGGTTGCAGCGGCCTTGTCAGCGCAAAGCACATTGCCTCAGGGATTGTCGCTCGGCGATGCGCCGCCATTCGACCGGCCAAACGATGGCTGGTACTGGATGGCGACTGCGGACGGGCATCGCTATCGCTCCAAATCACTGGAGGGCGGGGATATCGTCAATCAGGGTTCAGAGCGCTGGTGGGATGCTTGGCATCGAGGCCCATCTGACGACGACGCGCGACCGCGGCCTTTCAAAGGCGCCGGACCGCGCGGTGAGCCCTTGTACTTGCGAACACAAATCGTGCCGATGGATGGGGTCTGGGTCACGATCACGGCTTCAGCGCCGGCGCACGCTCTGGTCAAGCCATTGCGGGATGCAATGGTTCCGATCGTGTTGTCCATGCTGGCGCTCGGGCTGCTGCTCGGGGGCGCGACCGTCCTGCAGTTGCGCCTTGGACTTCGCCCGCTGGCGCGTATGACCAAGGATCTCGAAAATGTTCGCGCCGGCCGAACCGAGTCCATTGGTGGATATCAGCCGCGCGAATTGCGCGGGCTGGTCAGTGAACTGAATTCATTGATCGCCCAGAATGCGGAAGGCATCAAACGGGCGCGTGGTCATGTGTCAAACCTCGGGCACGCGCTCAATACGCCCCTGGCGGCGCTGGCGCTGTCCTTCAGCAGTAGCGACAAGTCTGGGGATCGGGATCGTTTCGCGCTGGTGAGCGAGATGCAGGAACGCATCCGTCATCATCTGGGAAGAGCGCGGGCGGCGGCCTTGCATGGCGCATCTCATGTCAGCACCAGCGTCGGCCCGCATGTTCAGGACATCAAGGACGTCCTTTTGAAAGTTCATGCGGATCGGCGGCTGGTGGTCACCACCGACATACCGGAGACGCTCGCTGTGGCCTGTGAACTGCAGGATCTGGACGAGATGCTGGGCAACATCCTCGACAACGCCTTCAAATGGGCACGCAGTGCTATCGCGGTGACAGGTCGCTTCCAAGACCAGCACGTTGTGCTCGAGATCGAGGACGATGGCCCCGGGATCGCTTCTGAGAAGCTCGATGAGGTGATGAAGGCAGGACGCAGGCTCGATGAGACCATACCGGGCAATGGATTTGGCCTTTCCATCACGCGAGAACTCGCTGAGCTCTATGGTGGCTATCTGATTTTGGGTCGGTCGAGATCGGGCGGCCTGAAGGCAACGGTTGGTTTGCCGGCCTCCGTGGCAGGTGTCGGCCTTTAA